The following are encoded in a window of Blattabacterium cuenoti genomic DNA:
- the clpB gene encoding ATP-dependent chaperone ClpB yields the protein MNFNNKFTIKTQEIIQEAQNIALKNNQPSIENAHILKSLLEKEESFIPFFLKKLNINHQTLMIGLDRIISFYPKVVSGTVTQQHLSHSVTKMFNIAENYAKTLKDEFISVEHIFYGIFMTSDATSKFLKDQGITEFKIKISIENIRKKSGNIISQTAENTYNALNKYAKNLNEWASKGKLDPVIGRDEEIRRVLQILSRRTKNNPILIGEPGVGKTAIAEGLAHRIINGDIPDNLKDKKVFSLDMASLIAGAKYKGEFEERLKSVVKEVTFSDGEIILFIDEIHTLVGAGGGEGAMDAANILKPALARGELRAIGATTLNEYQKYFKIDKALERRFQQVYVDEPSVTDAISILRGIKEKYESHHKVRIKDESIISAVELSQRYINERFLPDKAIDLIDEAASKIRMEINSKPEELDVLHRKIMQMEIQIEAIKREKDEKQLVLLKKELAKLNEERMRLQVQWKKEKDLVEGIQKAKERIENFKFEAEQAERSGDYGKVAELRYGKIKEEENKVKSFEIELKKQENKGKKMIQEEVSKEDIAQVVSKWTGIPITKMLKSEREKLLFLEKELHKRVIGQNEAIQSIADAIRRSRAGLQDEKRPIGSFLFMGGTGVGKTELAKTLAEYLFDNENNMVRIDMSEYMERHSISRLIGAPPGYIGYEESGQLTEAIRRRPYSVILLDEIEKAHSDIFNILLQILDDGRLTDNKGRTVNFTNTIIIMTSNIGSDIIQENLDTEISINRMETTKNTLIDLLKNIVRPEFINRIDEIILFKPISRKEIKEIVKLQMKKFANLLSHKNIHIEATNEAIDYLSEKGYDPHFGARPLKRVIQHDILNNLSKEILKGKIHDNNRILVDFFKEQGIVFRQSDSVNVQRKINT from the coding sequence ATGAATTTCAATAATAAATTTACTATAAAAACTCAAGAAATAATACAAGAAGCACAAAACATTGCTTTAAAAAATAATCAACCTTCAATTGAAAATGCACATATTTTAAAATCTCTTTTAGAAAAAGAAGAAAGTTTCATTCCTTTTTTTCTAAAAAAATTAAATATTAACCATCAAACACTTATGATCGGTTTGGATCGAATTATATCTTTTTATCCTAAAGTAGTAAGTGGAACAGTAACTCAACAACATTTAAGTCATTCAGTGACAAAAATGTTCAATATAGCAGAAAATTATGCTAAAACATTAAAAGATGAATTTATTTCTGTTGAACATATTTTTTATGGAATTTTTATGACTTCGGATGCTACTTCTAAATTCCTAAAAGATCAAGGAATTACAGAATTTAAGATCAAAATTTCGATTGAAAATATTAGAAAAAAAAGCGGAAATATTATTTCTCAAACAGCAGAAAATACTTATAATGCTTTAAATAAATATGCAAAAAATCTTAATGAATGGGCATCTAAAGGAAAATTAGATCCTGTTATTGGACGTGATGAAGAAATTCGTCGAGTTTTACAAATTTTATCCAGAAGAACTAAAAATAATCCTATCTTAATTGGAGAACCAGGAGTAGGGAAAACCGCTATAGCTGAAGGATTAGCTCATCGGATTATTAATGGAGATATTCCAGATAATTTAAAAGATAAAAAAGTTTTTTCATTGGATATGGCTTCTCTCATTGCAGGAGCTAAATATAAAGGAGAATTTGAAGAACGTCTTAAATCTGTTGTAAAAGAAGTAACTTTTTCAGATGGAGAAATTATTTTATTTATTGATGAAATACATACTTTGGTAGGTGCTGGAGGTGGAGAAGGAGCCATGGATGCTGCAAATATTCTAAAACCTGCATTGGCGAGAGGAGAACTTCGTGCTATAGGAGCAACGACTTTAAATGAATACCAAAAATATTTTAAAATAGATAAAGCTTTAGAAAGAAGATTTCAGCAAGTATATGTAGATGAGCCTTCAGTCACTGATGCTATATCCATATTACGTGGAATTAAAGAAAAATATGAAAGTCATCATAAAGTGAGAATTAAAGATGAATCTATTATTTCAGCCGTAGAATTGTCTCAGCGTTATATTAATGAACGTTTTTTACCGGATAAAGCTATTGATCTTATTGATGAAGCCGCTTCAAAAATTAGAATGGAGATTAATTCTAAACCAGAAGAATTGGATGTTTTGCATAGGAAAATTATGCAAATGGAAATACAGATAGAAGCCATCAAAAGAGAAAAAGATGAAAAACAATTGGTTCTTTTAAAAAAAGAATTAGCAAAATTGAATGAAGAAAGAATGCGATTACAAGTTCAATGGAAAAAAGAAAAGGATTTAGTTGAAGGAATCCAAAAGGCTAAGGAAAGAATAGAAAATTTCAAATTTGAAGCAGAACAAGCAGAAAGATCTGGAGACTATGGAAAGGTGGCGGAACTAAGGTATGGAAAGATTAAAGAAGAAGAAAATAAAGTCAAATCTTTTGAAATAGAATTAAAAAAGCAGGAGAATAAAGGAAAAAAAATGATTCAAGAAGAAGTTTCTAAAGAAGATATAGCTCAGGTAGTATCTAAGTGGACTGGAATTCCAATTACTAAAATGTTGAAAAGTGAAAGGGAAAAATTACTTTTTTTAGAAAAAGAATTACATAAAAGGGTTATAGGTCAAAATGAGGCCATTCAATCTATTGCAGATGCAATAAGACGTTCTAGAGCAGGCCTTCAAGATGAAAAAAGGCCCATAGGTTCTTTTCTTTTTATGGGGGGGACCGGTGTGGGTAAAACAGAATTAGCCAAAACATTAGCCGAATATCTGTTTGATAACGAAAATAACATGGTCCGTATAGATATGAGTGAGTATATGGAACGTCATTCTATAAGCCGACTTATTGGAGCTCCTCCTGGATACATTGGATATGAAGAAAGTGGACAATTAACAGAAGCCATACGTAGACGTCCTTACAGCGTTATTCTCTTAGATGAAATAGAAAAAGCTCATTCAGATATATTTAATATTCTTTTACAAATTTTAGATGATGGAAGATTAACAGATAATAAAGGTCGTACTGTCAATTTTACCAATACAATTATTATCATGACTTCCAATATAGGATCAGATATTATTCAGGAAAATTTAGACACGGAAATATCTATCAATAGAATGGAAACAACAAAAAATACTTTGATAGACTTGTTAAAGAATATAGTGAGACCAGAATTTATTAATAGAATTGATGAAATCATTTTATTTAAACCTATTTCTAGAAAAGAGATTAAAGAAATCGTCAAATTACAAATGAAAAAATTTGCTAATTTATTATCTCATAAAAATATTCATATAGAAGCAACTAATGAAGCTATAGATTATTTATCAGAAAAAGGTTATGATCCACATTTTGGAGCAAGACCCTTAAAAAGGGTTATTCAACACGATATCCTCAACAATCTTTCTAAAGAAATATTGAAAGGAAAAATACATGATAACAATAGAATATTAGTGGATTTTTTTAAAGAACAAGGAATTGTATTTAGACAATCTGATTCTGTGAATGTGCAAAGAAAAATTAATACATAA
- the prfB gene encoding peptide chain release factor 2, giving the protein MIKNEDIQFISEKINNLQEVLNIDQIQEFLEKEEKKILNPNFWKNCQKAKNFTKRLHAMKTCIKDFFELKNALEELEILFSLSKEEDLEKEVKIQFHKTEKLLSNIEFKNLLSEEEDILNAILQISSGAGGTESCDWTSMLMRMYIMWAEKNKFSVKNIHHIPGDITGIKSVTLELDGLYAFGYLKGENGVHRLIRLSPFDNNSKRHTSFSSVYVYPLVDKDINININISDIQWETFRSSGSGGQNVNKVETGVRLRHHPTGIIIENTETRSQMQNRQKALHLLKSRLFEIEISKKNEKKNKIESSKKKIEWGSQIRNYIMHPYKLVKDLRTGYETKKIHSVMNGEIDIFLKKFLVYNKKIEKKEKE; this is encoded by the coding sequence ATGATAAAAAATGAAGATATTCAATTTATTTCAGAAAAAATTAATAACCTTCAGGAGGTTCTAAACATAGATCAAATTCAAGAATTTCTTGAGAAAGAAGAAAAAAAAATTTTAAATCCAAATTTTTGGAAGAACTGTCAAAAAGCTAAAAATTTTACAAAACGTTTGCATGCTATGAAAACATGCATAAAAGATTTTTTTGAATTAAAAAACGCTTTAGAAGAATTGGAAATTTTATTCTCTTTATCTAAAGAAGAAGATTTAGAAAAAGAGGTTAAAATTCAATTCCATAAAACAGAAAAACTTTTGTCAAATATAGAATTTAAAAATCTTCTTTCGGAAGAAGAAGATATTTTGAACGCTATATTGCAAATTTCCTCTGGAGCAGGAGGAACTGAAAGTTGTGATTGGACTTCTATGTTAATGAGAATGTATATTATGTGGGCTGAAAAAAATAAATTTTCTGTAAAAAACATTCATCATATTCCTGGAGATATCACAGGAATCAAATCTGTAACTTTAGAATTAGATGGATTATATGCTTTTGGATATTTAAAAGGAGAAAATGGAGTTCATAGATTAATACGTTTATCTCCATTTGATAATAATTCAAAACGTCATACTTCTTTTTCTTCGGTTTATGTATATCCTTTAGTAGATAAAGACATAAATATAAACATTAACATATCTGATATTCAATGGGAAACATTTCGTTCTAGTGGATCTGGAGGACAAAACGTCAATAAAGTGGAAACTGGAGTCAGATTACGTCATCATCCTACGGGAATTATTATTGAAAATACAGAGACCCGTTCGCAAATGCAAAATAGACAAAAAGCATTGCATTTATTAAAGTCTAGATTGTTTGAAATAGAAATTTCAAAAAAAAATGAAAAAAAAAACAAAATAGAATCCAGTAAAAAAAAAATTGAATGGGGATCTCAGATTCGAAATTATATCATGCATCCTTATAAATTAGTCAAGGACTTACGAACAGGTTATGAAACTAAAAAAATCCATTCTGTAATGAATGGAGAAATAGATATTTTCTTGAAAAAATTTTTGGTATACAATAAAAAAATAGAAAAAAAGGAAAAAGAATGA